A genomic segment from Juglans regia cultivar Chandler chromosome 14, Walnut 2.0, whole genome shotgun sequence encodes:
- the LOC108989605 gene encoding LOB domain-containing protein 1-like: MEISSDTNTSTTSSTLLSHSPSSSSSPPPPTAPVVISPCAACKILRRRCAEKCVLAPYFPPSEPAKFTIAHRVFGASNIIKFLQELPESQRADAVSSMVYEASARIRDPVYGCAGAICQLQKHVNELQAQLAKAQAELVNMHCQQTNLVALICMEMSQGSAPVLHDHQAASPHQQSLDNFININTTPHSYQMISSNQCFQLDDNSLGSMWEPALWA, translated from the exons ATGGAGATCAGCAGTGACACAAACACTAGTACTACTTCCTCAACCCTTCTCTCCCACTCtccatcttcctcatcttctcctcctcctcccacTGCACCTGTTGTCATAAGCCCCTGCGCCGCATGCAAGATTTTGAGGCGAAGATGTGCAGAGAAATGCGTGCTGGCGCCCTACTTCCCTCCCTCTGAGCCAGCCAAGTTTACTATTGCTCATAGAGTGTTTGGTGCTAGCAACATCATCAAGTTCTTGCAG GAACTCCCAGAATCCCAGAGGGCAGATGCAGTGAGCAGCATGGTTTATGAAGCTAGTGCAAGGATCAGAGACCCTGTTTATGGGTGTGCAGGGGCAATATGTCAGCTTCAAAAACATGTGAACGAGCTGCAGGCACAGTTAGCCAAGGCACAAGCCGAGCTTGTAAACATGCATTGCCAGCAAACCAACCTTGTCGCTCTAATTTGTATGGAAATGTCACAGGGCAGCGCTCCAGTTCTACATGATCATCAGGCAGCATCGCCTCATCAACAATCACTTGACAATTTCATCAATATTAATACTACTCCTCACAGCTACCAGATGATCAGCAGCAACCAATGCTTCCAGCTTGACGATAACAGCCTAGGCTCAATGTGGGAGCCAGCTCTCTGggcatga